CATTACTTACAGCAAACCATGTACCCGTCGTTTCAGCCATTAAGACAATATAGATAATCACCATTGTTAAAATAGCTGAAAAGTTAAATGTAAAGCCGTAATCTACAAAAGGCAATTGCGGTAAGCTAAACCAATTTGCTTTTCCAACAGCCGATAAATCTAAAATACCCATAATATTTGCAGCGACACAACCAATAAGCAACGCGATAATAACGGAGGCAATACGAAATACTCGACCTTTTTGACGGAATACAGAGCCTAGCATTACGCAGACAATTAATACGGTAGCTGAAATCAGCGCCAAGTATATGTTTTGGCTAATCGTAGCACCAGCGCCTTCAAAAATATTACTACTTAAACCAACGGGCATAAGCGATAAGCCAACGACGAAAATAATTGTACCGCCTACAATTGGGGGAATAAATGTTTTAACAATTTTGTTGAAAATACCTGTATAGCCTAAAATGATGACAAAAATGGCCCCGATTAGGCTTGCACCCAGTACAGCGCTCCAACCAAGTTCGCCACTGCCACTTGCGGCATAGATACCAACTATCGCTCCTAATGGTACATACGAGGGTCCTTGTGCGATTGGAAGCTTCATGCAGAAATGGCTTTGGACAATCGTCGCAATCCCTGCTGCGATAAACGTTGATTGTATTAAAGCGCTTGCTTGTCCTGATTGCATGCCTATTAACATTGCAATTAGGAAAGGAACTACATAGACGTCCATGGCCATTACATGCTGTAAACCTAGAAGAGCGGATTGACCGAATGGTACTTTGTCATCGGGTAAAACGGTTAAATGTGCGGTATTACTGTTTGCTAAATTGTTTTTTTGCGTTTCCACTTAGATGCCCACCTCAAAATGTTAAGTTTATAAATAAAACGACTTAGTGACCTTCACCTGTTGCTACAGAGAAGGGGAGACCACTGTTCGCGTTAGATTATTGTGTTCGTTCGTGCACTTTAATGCCTTGCACCCATACTTCTCGAATATTTTCAGGACGTACAAGATACATGATTTTTTGGAAGATATCGATCAGTTCTTCTTTGTTATCAAAGATTGGTAGTTTAGCAGATGCTACTTTTGTATCGATTACTTGAACATCCCACGTATAGTTTTCTTGTAAGCGACCAATTGGAAGACTTAAACTTTCACCACCGCCAGCTGTTGCTAAATAGAATGCTTCGTTGATAGTAATGCGCGAATTTGGCACGCCACGTTTGTCTGCAGGAAGTGCTGTATTCACACCATCTTCCAACATTCTAGATGACATTACCGCCTGTCTTGCATTATCAAAAAGACTAGGTGAGAAGCCACCTGAAATGTCTGAGCCTAAACCAATATCTACACCTTTTGCATGGAAGCGGGCAATGGGAATAACGCTGTTAGCAAAATAAGCATTTGAAATTGGACAATGGCCGATAGCAGTACCAGTTTCAGCAAATAGTGTGGCATCTTCATCGTTTAAGAAATTACAATGTGCCATAACAGACTTATCACCTAATAGACCAAAATCATGTAAAGCGTAGGCATCATTTTTGTTGAAGCGGTCTTGCACGTAACTATGCTCCCAGTCACTTTCACTACAATGAGATTGAATATGTGTATCATACTTAGCTGCCAATTCACCTAAACCTTTTAAAGCACTATCTGTACAACTTGGAATAAAGCGAGGTGTTACAACAGGATATACGCCTTGCTTGGTAGATTTCGCTAATTCTTTAACAGCTAAAATAAACTCTTCTGTATCCGCTAATGCTGTTGCCGTATTTGCATCTCGATAAAATGCAGGGTTTTGTTCAGGGTCATCCATGACAACTTTCCCAACAAGACCACGTTGTCCTTTTGTAGCACAGATTTCAGCTAATAATAGACTTGCTTCCTTATGAACTGTTGCAAAGTACAACGATGTTGTTGTGCCATTGGCAAGAAGGGTACTTACTAAATCTTCATAGACCTCTTTCGCAAATGCTAAGTCCGAGAACTTCGATTCGATAGGGAAGGTATAGGTGTTGAGCCAGTCATATAGGGGGATATCTAGAGCAGTACCGGCTTGAGCCCATTGTGGTGCATGGACATGCAAATCGACAAAGCCAGGGAAGAAATACTGGCCATCAGTTAATTGGTAGAAATTTCCTTTCCCTTTATATGTTTGTAGTACTGTTTGATAGTCAGGATGTTCTGGCGCAATCGTTTTTTCGATTATTCCGTCTGCGTTAATACAAAACAGGTAGTCTTGTAAAATTTGTACTTCTTTGGAAGACTTACTTGAAAAAGCAGTTCCTTTGAAAATTTGCGTATATTTAAACACAGTTTACACCTCAATGTTCGTATTTTGTTATCAGCAGGGAATATTATAGGATAAAAAAACTGTGAAGTCTACGAAAAAACGAATAAATTGCATTGTGTGATATAAGGGTAGTAAATAGAGTTTTACAGCAATTTAATGACATGGGAATATATAGTTTTAGGAATAAAAAATCAAAATAGGGGTTGGCAACTTAAAAATTTTTAAATAAAATATAATTGAGAATTACTATCAATTAAAAATCTATCACAAAAAGGGAGGTGGCAGTTGGTTTATTTGAATTCAGCAAGGTATAAAAATGGTGATTAGATTATTCTAACTTTCACTGCTAGAATCACTATACTTACTAAACAGAGAAAGGAGCATACTATGAAAAAAATAAGTAGTGTATTCATTTTATTTGTAGTAGTTATAGGATTAGTAATCCCTAATTTTGCTTTGGCAGCAAG
This DNA window, taken from Lysinibacillus sp. FSL M8-0337, encodes the following:
- a CDS encoding solute carrier family 23 protein, with the translated sequence METQKNNLANSNTAHLTVLPDDKVPFGQSALLGLQHVMAMDVYVVPFLIAMLIGMQSGQASALIQSTFIAAGIATIVQSHFCMKLPIAQGPSYVPLGAIVGIYAASGSGELGWSAVLGASLIGAIFVIILGYTGIFNKIVKTFIPPIVGGTIIFVVGLSLMPVGLSSNIFEGAGATISQNIYLALISATVLIVCVMLGSVFRQKGRVFRIASVIIALLIGCVAANIMGILDLSAVGKANWFSLPQLPFVDYGFTFNFSAILTMVIIYIVLMAETTGTWFAVSNVIDKPLTDRQINRGVIGEGIGCFIASLLGSTPVTGYSTNAGVISITGIASRRIFIVAGFWFILFGFSGKLAALISAIPSAVIGGVFVIVCGIIAISGLQVMKNEHIGEKEMYVIAVPVILTLALTLLPKDFLYALPTTVQYLFGSPIATAALVAIMLNKVLPNVK
- the guaD gene encoding guanine deaminase; its protein translation is MFKYTQIFKGTAFSSKSSKEVQILQDYLFCINADGIIEKTIAPEHPDYQTVLQTYKGKGNFYQLTDGQYFFPGFVDLHVHAPQWAQAGTALDIPLYDWLNTYTFPIESKFSDLAFAKEVYEDLVSTLLANGTTTSLYFATVHKEASLLLAEICATKGQRGLVGKVVMDDPEQNPAFYRDANTATALADTEEFILAVKELAKSTKQGVYPVVTPRFIPSCTDSALKGLGELAAKYDTHIQSHCSESDWEHSYVQDRFNKNDAYALHDFGLLGDKSVMAHCNFLNDEDATLFAETGTAIGHCPISNAYFANSVIPIARFHAKGVDIGLGSDISGGFSPSLFDNARQAVMSSRMLEDGVNTALPADKRGVPNSRITINEAFYLATAGGGESLSLPIGRLQENYTWDVQVIDTKVASAKLPIFDNKEELIDIFQKIMYLVRPENIREVWVQGIKVHERTQ